The DNA region ATTGAGGAGGAACTGCGTGCTTGTGGCGGTGGGGCGGGATTTGTTTCGAGGCGAGGGCGGCGGCGGACGAACAAGTAAGCGGAAGATGGGCGGGTTAGTTGATGAATTTGCGGAGGGCGTAGCAGAGGCCGAGGACGGCGAGGCAGGCTTGATAGAGGGAGGAGAGCCAGAGGCTGAGGGTGAACTCGACCTGAAAACTCCAGGCGAGGAGGATGACCATGAGGACGCCGCCGTAGGAGAGCAGCGGGCCGCCTTCGGCGAGGCCGGAGATTTTTTTGAGCAAGGCGGCGAGGAAGGCGGCGATGCCGATGACGCCGAAGAAACCGAAGTTGGCGTAGGCCTCGGCAACCATGCCGAAGCCGATGGTGGTGCGGTGGGTTTCCTCCTCGGTTTGCAGGCCGTAGTAAACGGAGAGGCGGCTGGTGCTGACGTGGCCGGGGGGTTTTTCGGGCCAGAAGAAACGCGGGACGAACTGGCCGGGGATGTAGCCGTAGGTCTCGCCTTCGAGGTAGGGATTGGGCTGCGGGGAATTGCTGACGACGAGGCAGAGGATGTGGAGGAGCGAAGTGCGCTCGATGAGCTTGCTCGTCATTTTGTTTTTCCCGCCGGGCTCGCTTTCGGAGAGGGCGAGGCCGTGCTGAAACCACGTGGAGTAGAATTGCGGGAGCGTGGAGGCGGGTGGGAGATGTTGTTCCTGGGGCGTCCAGTAGATGGCGCGCATCTCGGATTTGCCGTTGTGGAGGATGGCGAGTGTGCCGAAGACGACGACGGTGACGACGGCGGGGACGCGGCCGCTGGCGGAGACGTAGCCGACGAGTGCGAGCAGGATGGTGGAGATCGCCTGGACGAGGACGAGCGTGGCGCCGATGGCGACGCTTTGAGCGAAGAGGTTGAGGAAGAACATCAGCTTTTCGCCGGGAGAGAGACTGCCCTGGCCGAGGCGGCGGCTGGTGATGAAAGTGCAGATGATGCCGATGCCGAAGAAGACGGCGCGGAGCACGCTGCCGAAGGACGACGGTATCCAATCGGTGAATGTGCTGATGATCACGTAGGCGGTGCTGATCGTCATGCCGTGCTCGACCCAGCGGCTGAGCGTGGGACCGATGACCTCCTCCTGCCAGAAGGCGCCGCGGCCGGGGCGGGTCGGGACCATCGCGTGCACGACGATGGCGGAGATCTGGAAGAGGATCACCTGGAGCGCGGTGTTGGTGACGTCTTCGATGGAGTAGCGGAGGAGCTCCTCGTGTCCGTTGAGGAGTGGGAAGGCGTAGGTGTTGGCGGTGATGAAGAGGAGGACTTCAAAAACGGGGAGCGAGGTGGAGCCGCTTTTCGCCCAGCGCCAGGCAGGGACGAAGGCGAAGAGAATCATCACGAGGCCGAGCTGGAGGTGCAGGGAATCGCGGACGTGGGCGTTTGCGAAGAAGTAGGCCTCGGTGGCGGCGAGCGCGAAGAGCACGGCGCGGCTCATGCGGCGGGCGCGCGGAGAGGAGGAATTGGCGGGAGGGTTGTTCACGCGAGGTCAGCGGGAGCGGGCGGAACGGCGGCGGCGAAGAGCGCGCACTGGCGGGCGGTCAAGGATTGGGCGAGGAATTCGCGGCGAAAGAAAGCGTCGTTGCGAACGGGATGAGTGAAGCGGGCGAAGCCGTTGAGCGCGTGATCGAAGAAGGCGATGAGTTGTGAGTGGGCGTCGTCGGCGGGGGCGTTTTCGGAGAAAGTCACGACGGTGGAGCAGGCGAGTTCGCGCAGCATCGACTCGAGATAGCTGTCGCGGAAGACGACGCTGAGCATGGGACGCGCGGCGAGGTAGTAGGGGTAAAGTTTCGAGGGAGAGTAGGCGAGGTCGCTGGAGCCGAGGAGGAGGAGGACGTCGGCGCTGGTCTGGATTTGGAGGCATTCGAGGTGGCCGAGGCGGTGCGGGAGTTCGTGGACGAGATCAGCAACGCCGAATTCGCGAGCGACGGGGACGACGGATTCTACACCGCGTCCGGGCGGGGCGTAGCTGGTGCCGAGGAATTCGAAGCGGAGGCGGCGAGCGTCGTCGGGGCGGGCGGCGCGGAAGAGGGAAAGTGCGCGGAAAAGGACCTTGAGCGCGTGCGGCATGATCGGGCCGGCAGCTCCGGTGTAGATGAAGCGGATGACCGCCGGGGCGGCGGCGGAGTTGAGAGCTGTGGGTTGAGCGTTGAGAGACGGAATCGGAGGCAGGGCGCGCGCGGCGGCGAGATCGGTTTCGCTGGCACCGAAGCGTATCACTTCGGCGGGCACAAAGCGGAACCAGCGGTAGCGCTGG from Nibricoccus aquaticus includes:
- a CDS encoding glycosyltransferase, with the translated sequence MTADARPLRRVLIVSPSFPPMNAPDLQRVRMSLPYYRENGWEPIVLTIDPACQDGSREDALRATIPADIRIHRCGAFSLAWSRRLGLGNLGLRAWFHLLFAGARLIRREKIDVVFLSNTQFVTFTLGRIWLRWLGVPYVIDLQDPWRTDYYERPGSRRPPGGWKYQLARAQAWLLEGWSFRRVGAFMSVSQVYLDDLRQRYRWFRFVPAEVIRFGASETDLAAARALPPIPSLNAQPTALNSAAAPAVIRFIYTGAAGPIMPHALKVLFRALSLFRAARPDDARRLRFEFLGTSYAPPGRGVESVVPVAREFGVADLVHELPHRLGHLECLQIQTSADVLLLLGSSDLAYSPSKLYPYYLAARPMLSVVFRDSYLESMLRELACSTVVTFSENAPADDAHSQLIAFFDHALNGFARFTHPVRNDAFFRREFLAQSLTARQCALFAAAVPPAPADLA
- a CDS encoding oligosaccharide repeat unit polymerase, which gives rise to MSRAVLFALAATEAYFFANAHVRDSLHLQLGLVMILFAFVPAWRWAKSGSTSLPVFEVLLFITANTYAFPLLNGHEELLRYSIEDVTNTALQVILFQISAIVVHAMVPTRPGRGAFWQEEVIGPTLSRWVEHGMTISTAYVIISTFTDWIPSSFGSVLRAVFFGIGIICTFITSRRLGQGSLSPGEKLMFFLNLFAQSVAIGATLVLVQAISTILLALVGYVSASGRVPAVVTVVVFGTLAILHNGKSEMRAIYWTPQEQHLPPASTLPQFYSTWFQHGLALSESEPGGKNKMTSKLIERTSLLHILCLVVSNSPQPNPYLEGETYGYIPGQFVPRFFWPEKPPGHVSTSRLSVYYGLQTEEETHRTTIGFGMVAEAYANFGFFGVIGIAAFLAALLKKISGLAEGGPLLSYGGVLMVILLAWSFQVEFTLSLWLSSLYQACLAVLGLCYALRKFIN